One region of Cobetia sp. cqz5-12 genomic DNA includes:
- a CDS encoding NAD(P)/FAD-dependent oxidoreductase, with amino-acid sequence METIVQHGARPDEVDSESEQRPATQASQPYDPAYDPLVSATPGEGRDYAPTYWVATAGEPPQDDGPVMGDIDADVVIVGSGFTGLTAAIVLAEKYGIKATVLEANRVSWGCSTRNGGQAQCATGRLKRSQWIERYGLEAAHGLHRECVEGMENFKELIKDIDCDPQPGGHLYIAHRERMMPGLEKEARLLRETFHYDARIIDGATVRNEWVGDEEACGAMHEPEGIGVHPGKLAFGYLRKARRLGVKVHPASPVESWETRDGVHYLRTPGGVVKARSVGMATGGYTSGKLHPELDKRLMPVLSNSLVTRPLTTQEIEATRFHTHQVLTDTRVLRHYYRLLPDNRLQIGSRSAVSGRDAPKAQYEQLLIADMHRKFPALSGIEVDYSWWGWVDVSHDMMPRIHQPDPKQSVYYAMGYGGNGVMYSAQAGKRLAQWIARDAADLVLPIFQSRLPYPNVLNKVESPLFAPFRRTGQRCLYRWYAMKDEAQ; translated from the coding sequence ATGGAAACTATCGTGCAGCACGGCGCCCGGCCAGATGAGGTGGACAGCGAGTCAGAACAGCGCCCGGCCACTCAGGCTTCTCAGCCGTATGACCCGGCCTATGACCCGCTGGTGAGCGCCACCCCCGGCGAAGGGCGCGACTACGCGCCGACCTACTGGGTCGCCACCGCCGGTGAGCCGCCGCAGGATGATGGCCCGGTGATGGGCGATATCGATGCCGATGTGGTGATCGTCGGCTCCGGTTTCACCGGACTCACCGCCGCCATCGTGCTGGCCGAGAAGTACGGCATCAAGGCCACCGTGCTGGAGGCCAATCGGGTCAGCTGGGGCTGCTCGACCCGCAATGGCGGTCAGGCGCAGTGCGCCACAGGCCGCCTCAAGCGCTCGCAGTGGATCGAGCGCTACGGGCTCGAGGCCGCCCACGGCCTGCACCGTGAGTGCGTCGAGGGCATGGAGAATTTCAAGGAGCTGATCAAGGACATCGACTGCGATCCGCAGCCGGGCGGTCATCTGTATATCGCCCACCGCGAGCGCATGATGCCGGGGCTGGAGAAGGAAGCGCGCCTGTTGCGCGAGACCTTCCATTACGATGCCCGCATCATCGATGGCGCCACAGTGCGCAATGAGTGGGTCGGTGACGAAGAGGCCTGCGGCGCGATGCACGAGCCGGAAGGTATCGGCGTGCACCCGGGCAAGTTGGCCTTCGGCTATCTGCGCAAGGCGCGCCGCCTGGGCGTCAAGGTGCACCCGGCAAGCCCGGTGGAGAGCTGGGAGACCCGCGATGGCGTGCACTATCTGAGAACGCCGGGTGGTGTGGTCAAGGCGCGCTCGGTGGGCATGGCTACCGGCGGTTACACCTCCGGCAAGCTGCATCCGGAGCTCGACAAGCGTCTGATGCCGGTGCTCTCCAACTCGCTGGTGACGCGCCCGTTGACGACGCAGGAAATCGAGGCGACCCGCTTCCATACCCATCAGGTGCTCACCGACACCCGCGTGCTGCGCCACTACTATCGCCTGCTGCCGGACAACCGCCTGCAGATCGGCAGTCGCAGTGCCGTCTCGGGGCGTGACGCGCCCAAGGCGCAGTACGAGCAGCTGCTGATCGCCGACATGCATCGCAAGTTCCCCGCGCTGAGCGGCATCGAGGTCGATTATTCCTGGTGGGGCTGGGTGGATGTCAGCCACGACATGATGCCGCGCATCCATCAGCCGGACCCGAAGCAGAGCGTCTATTACGCCATGGGCTATGGCGGCAACGGCGTGATGTATTCCGCCCAGGCGGGCAAGCGCCTCGCCCAGTGGATCGCCAGGGACGCGGCGGACCTGGTACTGCCGATCTTCCAGTCACGCCTGCCGTATCCCAATGTGCTCAACAAGGTCGAATCGCCGCTGTTCGCGCCGTTCCGCCGCACCGGCCAGCGGTGCCTGTATCGCTGGTACGCGATGAAGGACGAGGCGCAGTAG
- a CDS encoding TRAP transporter substrate-binding protein, translating to MIDSTQTQSADLRFFSGASAIKASLAVAVTAASLTMAAGANAATWKMALGDAAGGTQYELGKTFASLVEEKSGGDIKVDLFPNGQLGSEQDTVNNASMGLVDLSVVAINNLTPFSPTVGVLTLPYVIHGPDDAKALTQGKIGDELRENTLRDSGIRILGWAYSGCRRLTNSKQAVASPEDLAGMVIRVPKNEIMISSYQSWGVNPNPLAWSETFTALQQGVVDGQDNPYITIDAMKFYEVQNHVTDSCYVFSMEPLIMGEGTFQSLSEEQQKLVLAAGEEATSHSYDYLLATEDSIKKSLVEEHGMTITQPANDEKEWIAKASSIWPDFYDSIGGRDKLVEVLETLGRDPSTAP from the coding sequence ATGATCGACTCGACACAGACCCAATCAGCAGATCTCCGCTTCTTCTCTGGCGCCAGCGCGATCAAGGCGTCATTGGCCGTCGCGGTGACGGCCGCGAGTCTGACCATGGCCGCTGGCGCCAATGCCGCGACCTGGAAGATGGCCCTCGGTGATGCGGCCGGCGGTACCCAGTATGAACTGGGCAAGACCTTCGCAAGCCTGGTGGAAGAGAAATCCGGCGGCGACATCAAGGTGGACCTGTTCCCCAACGGCCAGCTGGGCAGCGAGCAGGATACCGTCAACAACGCCAGCATGGGGCTCGTTGACCTGTCCGTGGTGGCGATCAACAACCTGACGCCATTCTCGCCGACCGTCGGCGTGCTGACCCTGCCGTATGTCATCCACGGCCCGGACGATGCCAAGGCGCTGACGCAAGGCAAGATCGGCGATGAGCTGCGCGAGAACACCCTGCGCGATTCCGGTATCCGCATTCTGGGCTGGGCCTATTCCGGCTGCCGTCGTCTGACCAATTCCAAGCAGGCCGTCGCCTCACCCGAGGACCTGGCCGGCATGGTCATCCGCGTGCCCAAGAACGAGATCATGATCTCCTCCTACCAGTCCTGGGGCGTCAATCCCAACCCGCTGGCGTGGTCCGAGACCTTTACCGCCCTGCAACAGGGTGTCGTCGATGGCCAGGACAATCCCTACATCACCATCGATGCCATGAAGTTCTACGAAGTGCAGAACCACGTCACCGACAGCTGTTACGTGTTCTCGATGGAACCCCTGATCATGGGCGAAGGCACCTTCCAGAGTCTCAGCGAAGAGCAGCAGAAGCTGGTGCTGGCGGCGGGTGAAGAAGCGACGTCCCATAGCTACGACTACCTGCTGGCCACAGAGGATTCCATCAAGAAATCACTGGTGGAAGAGCACGGCATGACCATCACCCAGCCCGCCAATGACGAGAAGGAATGGATCGCCAAGGCCTCCAGCATCTGGCCGGACTTCTACGACAGCATCGGCGGCCGCGACAAGCTGGTCGAGGTGCTCGAGACCCTTGGGCGCGATCCGTCCACCGCGCCTTGA
- the thiO gene encoding glycine oxidase ThiO produces MSDTLIIGGGVMGMMMAWQLAEAGQTVTLLERGQCGREASWAGGGIVSPLYPWRYSSAISSLSRWSEGEYPRLAEALKDATGIDPEYRQKGLIYLRVEDEALALDWARTQHKPLEVIKREALYTREPHLASGHQQALWMPTLGSIRNPRLGQALRARLLAHVRVEVREGCEVQELMIGADHRVTGVRLVDETVSADNVVVCGGAWSGRLLAAAGVLLPVRPVKGQMMVFNPVAAGLCSVDEPLLSRVVLCDGRYVIPRADGRILVGSTLEHQGFDKSTTSEARESLHASAASILPALGELEPEHHWAGLRPGTPDGTPFIGAVPGLAGLYVNAGHYRNGLVLAPAATRLLSDMLLGRESFMSAEAFTPPGVAAPEALAG; encoded by the coding sequence ATGAGCGATACCCTGATCATTGGTGGCGGCGTGATGGGCATGATGATGGCGTGGCAGCTGGCTGAGGCCGGCCAGACGGTTACGCTGCTGGAGCGCGGCCAGTGCGGACGTGAGGCATCGTGGGCCGGTGGCGGCATCGTCTCGCCGCTGTACCCGTGGCGTTACTCGAGCGCCATCTCGTCACTGTCACGCTGGTCAGAAGGCGAATACCCGAGGCTTGCCGAGGCGCTCAAGGACGCCACCGGCATCGACCCGGAATACCGCCAGAAGGGCCTGATCTATCTGCGGGTCGAGGATGAGGCGCTGGCACTGGACTGGGCGCGCACCCAGCACAAGCCGCTGGAGGTGATCAAGCGGGAGGCGCTCTACACGCGCGAGCCGCATCTGGCCAGTGGCCATCAGCAGGCGCTGTGGATGCCGACGCTGGGCAGCATCCGCAATCCGCGCCTCGGACAGGCGCTGCGCGCACGTCTGCTGGCGCATGTGCGTGTCGAGGTGCGCGAAGGCTGCGAGGTGCAGGAGCTGATGATCGGCGCGGATCACCGCGTCACGGGCGTACGGCTGGTTGATGAGACCGTCAGCGCAGACAACGTCGTGGTATGTGGCGGCGCCTGGAGCGGCAGGCTGCTGGCCGCGGCCGGTGTACTGCTGCCGGTGCGCCCGGTGAAGGGCCAGATGATGGTGTTCAATCCTGTGGCGGCGGGGCTTTGCAGTGTGGACGAGCCACTATTGTCGCGGGTGGTGCTGTGCGATGGCCGCTACGTGATTCCGCGCGCCGATGGGCGGATTCTGGTCGGCTCGACGCTTGAGCATCAGGGCTTTGACAAGTCCACCACCTCAGAGGCGCGCGAGTCACTGCATGCCAGCGCCGCAAGCATTCTGCCCGCACTGGGTGAGCTTGAACCGGAGCATCACTGGGCCGGCCTGCGTCCGGGCACGCCGGATGGCACACCCTTCATCGGCGCGGTGCCGGGCCTTGCAGGGCTTTATGTGAATGCGGGCCATTATCGCAACGGCCTGGTGCTGGCGCCGGCTGCCACGCGTCTGCTCAGTGACATGCTGCTCGGGCGTGAGAGCTTCATGTCAGCGGAGGCCTTCACGCCACCGGGCGTGGCAGCGCCTGAGGCCCTCGCAGGCTGA
- a CDS encoding nuclear transport factor 2 family protein, translated as MTHQATIELLTAFCDALNRHDIDDCLSMMTDDCEFLAIAGPELEGKTFAGQDAVRAGLSAAWQNAPDAQWIDAEIFADGERGFVISTYTGTTADGARSEARMIDAFTLRDGKIAIKNAFRKNRPPVNV; from the coding sequence ATGACTCACCAAGCCACCATCGAACTGCTGACTGCCTTCTGCGATGCCCTCAACCGACACGACATCGACGACTGCCTGTCGATGATGACCGATGACTGCGAATTCCTCGCCATCGCCGGGCCGGAGCTGGAAGGCAAGACCTTCGCCGGTCAGGACGCCGTGCGTGCGGGCCTCTCCGCTGCCTGGCAGAACGCGCCGGATGCCCAGTGGATCGACGCGGAAATCTTCGCCGATGGCGAGCGTGGCTTCGTCATCAGCACCTATACCGGCACCACCGCCGATGGCGCGCGCAGCGAAGCGCGCATGATCGACGCCTTCACGCTGCGTGACGGCAAGATCGCGATCAAGAATGCCTTCCGCAAGAACCGTCCGCCCGTCAATGTCTGA
- a CDS encoding TRAP transporter small permease has translation MRVLLKFLDNIENYLCQFLLVVFVIILFTQIMLRNLFSYSIPWGDELATYAFVWFAYLGAVYATRMSAHNRVTFQFRFLPRWVETLCGVLTDIIWIAFNAVFIYYSYDFVFNKMNLFWKSQTLGVPMKYFYLILPLAFTAMTVRIIQTNYLKFVRKEDIVDPDSQAMEELKQGGDGQATDPQASDVQVSDRQEGGKS, from the coding sequence ATGCGGGTATTGTTGAAGTTTCTGGATAATATCGAGAACTATCTCTGCCAGTTTCTGCTGGTGGTGTTCGTCATCATTCTCTTCACGCAGATCATGCTGCGTAACCTTTTCAGCTACTCGATTCCCTGGGGAGACGAGTTGGCGACCTATGCCTTCGTGTGGTTTGCCTATCTAGGCGCCGTCTACGCCACACGCATGTCGGCGCATAACCGCGTGACCTTCCAGTTTCGATTCCTGCCGCGTTGGGTGGAAACCCTCTGCGGTGTGCTGACCGATATCATCTGGATCGCCTTCAATGCGGTGTTCATCTATTACAGCTACGACTTCGTGTTCAACAAGATGAATCTGTTCTGGAAGTCACAGACGCTGGGTGTGCCGATGAAGTACTTCTATCTGATTCTGCCGCTGGCCTTTACCGCCATGACGGTGCGCATCATCCAGACCAATTATCTCAAGTTCGTGCGCAAGGAAGACATCGTGGACCCGGATTCCCAGGCAATGGAGGAATTGAAGCAGGGCGGTGACGGTCAGGCCACTGATCCACAGGCCAGTGATGTACAGGTCAGTGATAGACAGGAGGGCGGCAAGTCATGA
- a CDS encoding IclR family transcriptional regulator → MSKDTPTNSTLFRALGLLEEIVTTQHAVSAADLEKRFDIPKPTIHRLLKQLEEQQLISRDLDGRHLLPGPRFRRMSLGALANEGLKVPRRVLLERLAKEVGETCNLTLLDGHEVMYYDRVETNWPVRIQLAPGSRLPLHCTASGKLFLALMPLHRRRALLAHLALEAHTPCTLTSRATLEEALDTVARNQLSTDDEEFIQGMVAIAVPVFDEVGQIQATLAIHAPRLRHSIDSLLEWAPLMRQIATELEGTL, encoded by the coding sequence ATGAGCAAAGACACGCCCACCAATTCGACACTCTTTCGCGCACTCGGCCTGCTGGAAGAAATCGTCACCACCCAGCACGCCGTCAGCGCCGCCGATCTCGAGAAGCGCTTCGACATCCCCAAGCCGACCATCCATCGCCTGCTCAAGCAGCTGGAAGAACAGCAGCTGATCAGCCGTGATCTGGATGGCCGTCACCTGCTGCCCGGCCCGCGCTTTCGGCGCATGTCGCTGGGCGCACTGGCCAATGAGGGCCTCAAGGTGCCGCGCCGTGTCCTGCTGGAACGGTTGGCGAAGGAAGTCGGCGAGACCTGCAACCTGACGCTGCTCGATGGCCACGAGGTGATGTATTACGACCGCGTGGAAACCAACTGGCCGGTGCGCATCCAGCTGGCGCCCGGCTCACGCCTGCCGCTGCACTGCACCGCGAGCGGCAAGCTGTTTCTGGCGCTGATGCCGCTGCATCGCCGCCGCGCCCTGCTCGCCCATCTGGCGCTGGAAGCGCACACGCCCTGCACCCTGACCTCGCGGGCCACGCTGGAAGAGGCGCTCGACACCGTGGCGCGCAATCAGTTGAGCACCGATGATGAGGAGTTCATCCAGGGCATGGTCGCCATCGCGGTGCCGGTCTTCGATGAGGTCGGCCAGATCCAGGCGACATTGGCGATCCACGCGCCGCGCCTGCGCCACTCCATCGACTCCCTGCTGGAGTGGGCGCCGCTGATGCGCCAGATCGCCACTGAGCTGGAAGGCACGCTCTGA
- a CDS encoding AAA family ATPase, with translation MSDATLTPSSSDTSPASDAGPASSAEQPLPAGQLQPTELRGVRELFGIDSDLKVPVFLERDAHVPEIDTAYRFNPDVTLAILAGFTNNRRVMVQGLHGTGKSTHIEQIAARLNWPCLRVNLDGHVSRLDLVGKDAIVIRDGVQVTEFQEGIVPWSLTRPIALIFDEYDAGRPDVMFVIQRILERDGHFTLLDQNRVIRPHPQFRLFATANTVGLGNQDGLYHGTQLLNHAQIDRWNIVAKLDYLPRDEEVKIVLARVPAKDNARGQALIRAMVAVADLTRKGFANGDLSSLMSPRTVITWAENCEIFRNPALAFRLSYLNKCDEHERPLVAEFYQRCFARELEESAALMESDLMDEQDSDKGARA, from the coding sequence GTGAGCGACGCCACCTTGACGCCTTCCAGCAGCGATACAAGCCCTGCCAGCGATGCAGGCCCCGCCTCCTCTGCCGAGCAACCCCTGCCCGCCGGCCAGTTGCAGCCCACTGAGCTGCGCGGCGTGCGCGAGCTGTTCGGCATCGACAGTGATCTCAAGGTGCCGGTCTTTCTGGAGCGCGACGCCCACGTGCCGGAAATCGATACGGCCTATCGCTTCAATCCCGATGTCACCCTCGCCATCCTCGCCGGTTTCACCAACAACCGTCGCGTGATGGTTCAGGGCCTGCATGGCACCGGCAAATCGACCCATATCGAGCAGATCGCCGCGCGCCTCAACTGGCCGTGCCTGCGCGTCAATCTCGATGGCCATGTCAGCCGGCTGGATCTGGTCGGCAAGGACGCCATCGTGATTCGCGACGGCGTGCAGGTCACCGAATTCCAGGAAGGCATCGTGCCCTGGTCGCTGACCCGCCCCATCGCGCTGATCTTCGATGAGTACGATGCCGGCCGCCCGGACGTGATGTTCGTCATCCAGCGCATTCTGGAGCGCGACGGCCACTTCACGCTGCTGGACCAGAACCGCGTGATTCGCCCGCATCCGCAATTCCGCCTGTTCGCCACCGCCAATACCGTCGGGCTTGGCAATCAGGATGGGCTCTATCACGGCACCCAGCTGCTCAACCATGCGCAGATCGACCGCTGGAACATCGTCGCCAAGCTGGATTACCTGCCGCGTGATGAGGAAGTGAAGATCGTGCTGGCCCGCGTGCCCGCCAAGGACAACGCACGTGGCCAGGCGCTGATTCGCGCGATGGTCGCGGTGGCCGACCTCACCCGCAAGGGCTTCGCCAATGGTGATCTGTCGAGCCTGATGTCGCCGCGTACCGTGATCACCTGGGCGGAGAACTGCGAAATCTTCCGCAACCCGGCGCTGGCCTTCCGTCTCTCCTACCTCAACAAGTGCGATGAGCATGAGCGCCCGCTGGTCGCCGAGTTCTATCAGCGCTGTTTCGCCAGGGAGCTTGAGGAGTCCGCGGCGCTGATGGAGAGCGATCTGATGGATGAACAGGACAGCGACAAGGGAGCCCGGGCATGA
- a CDS encoding universal stress protein, which produces MPAVKRILCCVGLRGDCERVLARSVWLAGATGAELHVLHTVKSLSDDVMNTLKVNIRHKPTLEGLMQQRLDQARERLEKMLEDFWNTHDDGDPRPVIAGLNVVEGYPASEIIRYATRHDCDMIIMATNKRGFVASYAGKVTKGVIKRASIPVVVVPTP; this is translated from the coding sequence ATGCCGGCAGTCAAACGAATTCTGTGTTGTGTAGGCCTGCGCGGAGACTGTGAGCGGGTACTGGCGCGCTCGGTGTGGTTGGCGGGTGCGACGGGCGCCGAGCTGCATGTGCTGCATACCGTCAAGTCATTGTCGGATGACGTGATGAACACCCTCAAGGTCAACATCCGTCACAAGCCGACGCTGGAGGGTCTGATGCAGCAGCGGCTCGATCAGGCCAGGGAGCGCCTGGAAAAGATGCTGGAGGACTTCTGGAACACCCATGACGACGGCGATCCGCGCCCGGTGATCGCCGGGCTGAATGTGGTGGAGGGCTATCCGGCCTCGGAGATCATCCGCTACGCCACGCGCCATGACTGCGACATGATCATCATGGCGACCAACAAGCGCGGCTTCGTGGCCTCCTATGCGGGCAAGGTCACCAAGGGGGTGATCAAGCGCGCCAGCATTCCGGTGGTGGTGGTACCGACGCCCTGA
- a CDS encoding TRAP transporter large permease, which yields MIDSTIIYILFGVFFLLLVLGAPITVSLGVAALATYLSIDENPMAFVQIAFTSVGSFPLMALPAFILAGALMEAAGISRRLVDIAEAFAGPVTGGLAAATVFACMFFGAISGSGPATTAAVGMLMIPAMAKRGYDRGYASAITASSGGLGVVIPPSIPMVIFGISGMGLQPPPEAVAMHGDFQTLSIPKLFIAGVMPGVVIAGFLLLINYVISKKRGYRGLTNSWSWPHIRATLKKGVWSMLAPFIILGGIYSGLFTPTESAIVAIVYTLIVGIFLHKELKWKPTLRTLETTTWITGRVLLILFTATVFGRLLVEQRVPAHIAEGMLAMTDNLYLIWAMIIFFLLFVGMFMETLAAIMILTPVLLPIMYMLGMDPVHVGIVVVCALAIGFQTPPLGENLFVASGIGGASIEEISLKALPFAAGSVAAIFLIAYVPDISLWLPRVMGY from the coding sequence ATGATCGATTCCACCATCATCTACATCCTGTTTGGCGTCTTTTTCCTGCTGCTGGTGCTGGGCGCACCGATCACCGTCTCGCTGGGTGTCGCGGCGCTGGCGACCTATCTGAGCATCGATGAAAACCCGATGGCGTTCGTGCAGATCGCCTTTACCTCGGTGGGTTCATTCCCGCTGATGGCCTTGCCGGCCTTCATTCTGGCCGGGGCGCTGATGGAGGCCGCCGGCATCTCGCGACGGCTGGTCGATATCGCCGAGGCCTTCGCCGGGCCGGTAACGGGCGGACTTGCCGCCGCCACGGTGTTTGCCTGCATGTTCTTCGGTGCGATTTCCGGTTCGGGGCCGGCCACCACGGCGGCGGTCGGCATGCTGATGATTCCGGCGATGGCCAAGCGCGGCTACGATCGTGGCTATGCCTCAGCGATCACGGCCTCTTCCGGGGGGCTGGGGGTGGTGATTCCGCCATCGATCCCGATGGTGATCTTCGGGATTTCCGGCATGGGGCTGCAGCCGCCGCCCGAAGCGGTGGCCATGCACGGTGACTTCCAGACCCTGTCCATCCCGAAGCTGTTCATCGCCGGCGTCATGCCCGGCGTGGTGATCGCCGGTTTCCTGCTGCTGATCAACTACGTGATCTCGAAGAAACGCGGTTATCGTGGCCTGACCAACAGCTGGTCATGGCCGCATATCCGCGCCACCTTGAAGAAGGGCGTCTGGTCGATGCTGGCGCCCTTCATCATCCTCGGCGGTATCTACAGCGGCCTCTTCACGCCGACCGAATCCGCCATCGTCGCCATCGTCTACACCCTGATCGTCGGCATCTTCCTGCACAAGGAACTCAAGTGGAAGCCGACGCTGCGCACCCTGGAGACCACCACCTGGATCACCGGTCGCGTGCTGCTGATCCTGTTCACGGCGACGGTGTTCGGGCGGCTGCTGGTCGAGCAACGCGTGCCGGCGCATATCGCCGAGGGCATGCTGGCGATGACCGACAACCTCTACCTGATCTGGGCGATGATCATCTTCTTCCTGCTGTTCGTCGGCATGTTCATGGAGACATTGGCCGCGATCATGATTCTCACCCCGGTGCTGCTGCCGATCATGTACATGCTGGGGATGGACCCGGTGCACGTCGGCATCGTGGTGGTCTGCGCGTTGGCCATCGGCTTCCAGACGCCGCCATTGGGGGAGAACCTCTTCGTGGCCTCGGGGATAGGCGGGGCCTCCATCGAGGAGATTTCCCTGAAGGCATTGCCGTTCGCGGCGGGCTCGGTGGCGGCCATCTTCCTGATCGCCTATGTGCCTGACATCTCGCTGTGGCTACCCAGGGTGATGGGGTACTGA
- the pdxR gene encoding MocR-like pyridoxine biosynthesis transcription factor PdxR, giving the protein MSHPLFHLDSSRKESLQFQIREQISQAILEGHLPRDVALPSSRKLARELNVARNTVMLAYDQLLEDGFLIARERSGYFINPEILKGRADTPVRLNDIDADSLDWDERLAIKPSRQRTIEKPGDWHQYDYPFLYGQLDPEFFPTQHWRECSRDSMSVPSIRSWSVDHLNNDDPLLIEQIHQRLLPRRGVWASPEEILITVGTQQALWISCMLLLKQGQRFAMENPGYVDMYNIASTFTDDIQLLPIDDKGMQPVESLEDCRLVYVSPSHQSPTTVTLPLERRRQLLDMAETGNFLIIEDDYESESNYADNPTPALKSLDRHKRVIYVGSLSKTLAPGLRLGYMVAHPTLIREARALRRLMLRHPPTNNQRAVGLFIARGYHDSLINQMHQVMQRRFLLMRDAIQRHLPMMSTPATYGGSCFWMHGPDTLNAHRLAALAREQSILIEVGDLHFFCNRDRHRHYLRLGFSAIPEARIEAGIIKLSALVPLALEAPESVIDMSA; this is encoded by the coding sequence ATGAGCCATCCGCTGTTTCACCTCGATTCCTCGCGCAAGGAAAGCCTGCAATTCCAGATTCGCGAGCAGATTTCCCAGGCGATTCTCGAAGGCCATCTGCCACGTGATGTCGCGCTGCCCTCCAGTCGCAAGCTGGCCCGCGAGCTGAACGTCGCGCGCAATACCGTGATGCTGGCCTATGACCAGCTGCTGGAAGACGGCTTTCTGATCGCGCGGGAGCGCAGCGGTTACTTCATCAATCCCGAGATTCTCAAGGGCCGTGCCGACACACCGGTACGCCTCAATGATATCGATGCCGACAGTCTCGACTGGGATGAGCGCCTGGCCATCAAGCCCTCCAGGCAGCGCACCATCGAGAAGCCGGGCGACTGGCACCAGTACGACTACCCCTTCCTTTATGGCCAGCTCGACCCGGAATTCTTCCCCACCCAACACTGGCGGGAATGCAGCCGTGACTCGATGAGCGTGCCATCGATTCGCAGCTGGTCGGTGGACCACCTCAACAATGATGACCCGCTGCTGATCGAGCAGATCCATCAGCGGTTGCTGCCCCGCCGCGGTGTCTGGGCAAGCCCGGAAGAAATCCTGATCACGGTGGGTACACAGCAGGCGCTGTGGATCAGCTGCATGCTCCTGCTCAAGCAGGGCCAGCGCTTCGCGATGGAAAACCCCGGTTATGTCGACATGTACAACATCGCCAGCACCTTCACTGACGACATCCAGCTGCTGCCTATCGACGACAAGGGCATGCAGCCGGTGGAGTCGCTCGAGGACTGCCGACTGGTCTATGTCTCGCCCAGCCATCAGTCACCGACCACCGTCACCCTGCCACTGGAGCGTCGCCGCCAGCTGCTGGACATGGCCGAGACCGGCAACTTCCTGATCATCGAGGACGACTACGAGAGCGAGAGCAACTACGCCGACAACCCGACACCGGCGCTCAAGAGCCTGGACCGCCACAAGCGGGTCATCTATGTCGGCAGCCTCTCCAAGACCCTCGCCCCCGGCCTGCGACTGGGCTACATGGTCGCGCACCCCACGCTGATTCGAGAGGCCCGCGCCCTGCGCCGCCTGATGCTGCGCCATCCGCCGACCAACAATCAGCGTGCGGTGGGACTCTTCATCGCGCGTGGCTATCACGACAGCCTCATCAATCAGATGCATCAGGTGATGCAGCGTCGCTTCCTGCTGATGCGTGACGCCATCCAGCGCCATCTGCCGATGATGAGCACGCCTGCTACCTACGGCGGCTCCTGCTTCTGGATGCATGGCCCCGACACGCTCAACGCCCATCGCCTTGCTGCCCTCGCCCGTGAGCAGAGCATTCTGATCGAGGTCGGCGACCTGCACTTCTTCTGCAATCGCGATCGTCATCGCCATTACCTGCGCCTCGGTTTCTCGGCGATTCCGGAAGCGCGCATCGAGGCCGGCATCATCAAGCTGTCCGCGCTGGTACCGCTGGCGTTGGAGGCACCCGAAAGCGTCATCGACATGAGCGCCTGA